From one Flavobacteriales bacterium genomic stretch:
- a CDS encoding PQQ-dependent sugar dehydrogenase: protein MKIRTLTPAIALGMALVGRAQETPVTLQLEQMATGLTSIVDIAHCGDERLFAVQRGGRIRIVQPDGSILPTDFLNITTQVNSTGGEQGLLGLCFDPGYADNGRFYVYYINGAGNGTSRVSRFTVSADPNVADPMSEEILYTATQPYSNHNGGDIDFGPDGMLYIGFGDGGSGGDPQNYAQTMTSKLGKMMRIDVSGASGWTVPADNPFATATDTLPEIFASGLRNPWRWGFDRLNGDLFIGDVGQNAVEELDFWPAGDNSGPNFGWRCYEGNSAYNTSGCQPAASYIAPIAHHNQSQQGWCSIIGGRTYRGPTYWRLEGKHVYTDYCGGQFYAIVRDEFGAWVRTQVLASGITGWSAIVENLDGELFAANVSNGRIYRIKEQCTAPAPVISLDGNMLTSNDAISYQWYLGATLVNGATNQSFAPTVNGSYRVLATTQTGCLLFSNTIDVTTTGISAVDANGITIKPVPANASIQIEGAAAGTVADLIDAQGRVALSAAIGTSGPLMLNTEKLNAGLYTVRLSAADGRLILNRQVPIAH, encoded by the coding sequence ATGAAGATCAGGACCCTCACCCCCGCCATCGCTCTGGGCATGGCGCTCGTGGGACGTGCGCAGGAGACGCCGGTGACCTTGCAGCTGGAGCAGATGGCCACCGGCCTCACCAGCATCGTTGATATCGCGCATTGCGGCGACGAGCGGCTGTTCGCCGTGCAGCGCGGCGGCCGTATCCGCATCGTTCAGCCCGACGGCAGCATCCTGCCCACGGACTTCCTCAACATCACCACGCAGGTGAACAGCACCGGCGGCGAGCAGGGCCTGCTGGGGCTCTGCTTCGATCCCGGCTATGCTGACAATGGCCGATTCTACGTGTACTACATCAACGGTGCGGGCAATGGCACCAGCCGGGTATCGCGCTTCACCGTGAGCGCTGACCCCAACGTGGCCGACCCCATGAGTGAGGAGATCCTCTACACGGCAACGCAACCATACTCCAACCACAACGGCGGCGACATCGACTTCGGCCCCGATGGCATGCTCTACATCGGCTTCGGCGACGGCGGCAGCGGCGGCGACCCGCAGAACTATGCGCAGACCATGACCAGCAAGCTGGGCAAGATGATGCGCATTGACGTGAGCGGCGCATCGGGATGGACCGTGCCTGCCGACAACCCATTCGCCACGGCCACCGATACCCTGCCCGAGATCTTCGCCAGCGGCCTTCGCAACCCCTGGCGCTGGGGCTTCGACCGTTTGAACGGCGACCTTTTCATCGGGGACGTGGGCCAGAATGCCGTGGAAGAGCTCGACTTCTGGCCCGCTGGCGATAACAGCGGCCCCAACTTCGGCTGGCGCTGCTACGAGGGCAACAGCGCGTATAACACCAGCGGCTGCCAGCCCGCCGCCTCGTACATAGCGCCCATTGCGCACCACAACCAGAGCCAGCAGGGCTGGTGCTCGATCATCGGTGGACGCACCTATCGCGGACCCACCTACTGGCGCCTTGAGGGCAAGCACGTGTACACTGATTACTGTGGCGGGCAGTTCTATGCCATCGTGCGCGATGAGTTCGGTGCCTGGGTGCGCACGCAAGTGCTCGCATCCGGCATCACTGGCTGGTCCGCCATCGTCGAGAACCTTGATGGCGAGCTCTTCGCTGCCAACGTGAGCAACGGCCGCATCTACCGCATCAAGGAGCAGTGCACCGCCCCGGCGCCCGTGATCAGTTTGGATGGCAACATGCTCACCAGCAACGATGCCATCAGTTACCAATGGTACCTGGGCGCCACCTTGGTGAACGGCGCCACCAACCAGAGCTTCGCACCCACGGTGAATGGCAGCTACAGGGTGCTGGCCACCACGCAGACCGGCTGCCTGCTCTTCTCGAACACCATCGATGTGACCACCACGGGCATTTCGGCGGTTGATGCGAACGGCATCACGATCAAGCCCGTGCCTGCGAATGCTTCGATCCAGATCGAAGGCGCTGCTGCCGGCACCGTGGCCGACCTGATCGATGCGCAGGGCCGCGTGGCCCTTTCAGCGGCAATCGGCACCAGCGGCCCCTTGATGCTCAACACCGAAAAGCTCAATGCCGGCCTCTACACCGTGCGCTTGAGTGCTGCCGACGGCCGGTTGATCCTGAATCGCCAAGTGCCCATCGCGCACTGA
- a CDS encoding radical SAM protein, which translates to MEAFSTIQGEGLFAGQAAYFIRLGGCDVGCTWCDVKESWDASAHPRIEVEAIVADAAKNPSRIAVITGGEPLMHDLGSLTQALREAGFRTHLETSGAHPFSGAWHHVCLSPKKFKPALPEAFERADELKVIVFNKHDLQWAEEQAAKARPGCVLFLQPEWDKRDAMLPLIVEHVKAHPKWRISLQAHKYMNIR; encoded by the coding sequence ATGGAGGCCTTCAGCACCATTCAAGGTGAAGGGCTCTTCGCCGGTCAGGCCGCGTACTTCATCCGCCTCGGTGGCTGCGATGTAGGCTGCACCTGGTGCGACGTGAAGGAAAGCTGGGACGCGAGCGCGCATCCACGAATAGAAGTGGAGGCGATTGTGGCTGATGCCGCGAAGAACCCTTCCCGTATCGCCGTGATCACGGGCGGCGAGCCTCTCATGCACGACCTGGGGTCATTGACGCAAGCGCTTCGGGAAGCGGGCTTCCGCACGCACCTCGAGACCAGCGGCGCGCACCCCTTCAGCGGCGCATGGCACCATGTATGCCTCAGTCCGAAGAAGTTCAAGCCAGCGCTCCCCGAGGCGTTCGAGCGCGCCGATGAGCTCAAGGTGATCGTCTTCAACAAGCACGACCTGCAATGGGCCGAAGAGCAAGCCGCGAAGGCACGACCGGGGTGCGTCCTTTTCCTCCAGCCCGAATGGGACAAGCGCGATGCGATGCTGCCATTGATCGTGGAGCATGTGAAGGCCCATCCGAAATGGAGGATCTCGTTGCAGGCGCACAAATACATGAACATCCGATGA
- a CDS encoding peptide chain release factor 3 produces the protein MALHDEIERRRTFAIISHPDAGKTTLTEKFLLYGGAIQTAGAVKSNKIRRGATSDFLEIERQRGISVTTSVMTFDYGDRLINLLDTPGHRDFAEDTYRTLTAVDSVILVIDCVKGVEAQTERLMEVCRMRNTPVIVFINKLDLEGQDPFDLLDELEEKLSIKVRPMSWPVGIGATFQGVYDLHSKGLRLFDPGKTKLEKASTRISDLVDPQLDELLGADPANELRANIELIEGVYEPLSIEAYRNARIAPVFFGSAFNNFGVKELLDAFVDVAPPPGPRATDQGEVKPDDTRFSGFVFKIHANIDPNHRDRIAFLRVCSGHFERNTYYNHVRLGKELRFATPTTFLAAQKTIVDEAWPGDVIGLFDTGNFKIGDTLTEGANFNFRGIPAFSPELFRELVNQDPMKSKQLEKGIRQLTDEGVAQLYTQQPGNKKIVGCVGELQFEVIAYRLEHEYGAKCAFQQIPAHKACWMTTTDEAALDQFIRVKAQQIVQDKDGNPVFIAPSAYMLDLERRNNPAITFHTTSEFKTEAQVGSGQ, from the coding sequence ATGGCTTTGCACGACGAGATCGAACGGAGGCGCACTTTCGCCATCATCAGCCACCCCGACGCCGGCAAGACCACGCTCACGGAGAAATTCCTGCTCTATGGCGGCGCTATCCAGACAGCGGGCGCGGTGAAGAGCAACAAGATCCGCCGCGGCGCCACCAGCGATTTCCTCGAGATCGAGCGCCAGCGCGGCATTAGCGTCACCACCTCGGTGATGACCTTCGACTACGGCGACCGGCTCATCAACCTGCTCGATACGCCCGGTCACCGCGACTTCGCCGAGGACACCTACCGCACCCTCACAGCTGTGGATAGCGTGATCCTGGTGATCGATTGCGTGAAGGGCGTTGAGGCGCAGACCGAGCGCCTGATGGAGGTGTGCCGCATGCGCAATACGCCGGTGATCGTCTTCATCAACAAGCTCGACCTCGAGGGGCAGGATCCCTTCGACCTGCTGGATGAGTTGGAGGAGAAGCTGAGCATCAAGGTGCGACCCATGAGCTGGCCCGTGGGCATCGGCGCCACTTTCCAGGGGGTGTACGACCTGCACAGCAAGGGCCTGCGCCTCTTCGATCCCGGCAAGACCAAATTGGAGAAGGCCAGCACGCGCATCAGCGACCTCGTCGATCCGCAACTCGATGAATTGCTCGGCGCCGACCCCGCCAACGAGTTGCGCGCCAACATCGAATTGATCGAAGGCGTGTATGAACCGCTGAGCATCGAAGCTTATCGCAACGCGCGCATCGCGCCGGTCTTCTTCGGCAGCGCCTTCAACAATTTCGGCGTGAAGGAACTGCTCGATGCCTTCGTGGACGTCGCGCCGCCGCCCGGTCCGCGTGCCACGGACCAGGGCGAGGTGAAGCCCGACGACACGCGCTTCAGCGGCTTCGTGTTCAAGATCCACGCGAACATCGATCCCAACCACCGCGACCGCATCGCCTTCCTGCGCGTGTGCAGCGGCCACTTCGAGCGCAACACCTACTACAACCATGTGAGGCTCGGCAAGGAGCTGCGCTTCGCCACGCCCACCACCTTCCTCGCGGCGCAGAAGACCATCGTCGATGAAGCCTGGCCCGGCGATGTGATCGGCCTCTTCGATACCGGCAACTTCAAGATCGGCGACACCCTCACCGAGGGCGCCAACTTCAACTTCCGCGGCATCCCGGCCTTCTCACCAGAGCTCTTCCGCGAGCTGGTGAACCAGGATCCCATGAAGAGCAAGCAGCTCGAGAAGGGCATCCGCCAGCTTACTGATGAGGGCGTGGCGCAGCTGTACACGCAGCAGCCCGGCAATAAGAAGATCGTGGGCTGCGTGGGTGAACTGCAGTTCGAGGTGATCGCCTACCGCTTGGAGCACGAGTACGGCGCCAAGTGCGCCTTCCAACAGATCCCCGCGCACAAGGCGTGCTGGATGACCACCACCGACGAGGCCGCTCTGGATCAGTTCATCCGCGTGAAGGCACAGCAGATCGTGCAGGACAAGGACGGCAACCCTGTGTTCATCGCCCCGAGCGCCTACATGCTCGACCTTGAGCGCAGGAACAATCCGGCCATCACCTTCCACACCACGAGCGAATTCAAAACGGAAGCACAGGTGGGGAGTGGGCAGTAG
- a CDS encoding CoA pyrophosphatase, with product MPGHDAFLELSGYKRPDLEAARRADPPPRESAVLALIYERHHEAHVLLMLRPDYDGVHSGQVSFPGGRWEPEDADLKATALREFAEETGATPLAEVLGALSPVYIPPSRSLVTPYVAIAEQAGPFSPDPREVAELIEAPLSLLLRDDILKRREQHIAIMGRSVEIPYFDVQGRVVWGATAMMIAELRELFRR from the coding sequence ATGCCGGGGCACGATGCCTTCCTGGAACTAAGCGGCTACAAGCGCCCCGATCTGGAGGCCGCGCGCCGCGCTGACCCTCCGCCGCGCGAGAGCGCCGTGCTGGCCCTGATCTATGAACGGCACCATGAGGCGCACGTGCTGCTGATGCTCCGTCCGGACTACGATGGCGTTCACAGCGGGCAGGTGTCGTTCCCCGGCGGACGTTGGGAGCCGGAAGATGCCGACCTGAAGGCCACCGCGCTGCGCGAGTTCGCTGAGGAGACCGGTGCCACTCCCCTTGCCGAAGTGCTCGGCGCGCTCAGCCCTGTGTACATCCCGCCGAGCCGCTCATTGGTGACGCCTTACGTGGCCATCGCGGAACAAGCAGGTCCCTTCTCACCCGACCCGCGTGAGGTGGCTGAGCTGATCGAAGCGCCGCTGAGTTTGCTGCTGCGCGACGACATCCTGAAGCGGCGCGAACAGCACATCGCGATCATGGGCCGCAGCGTGGAGATCCCTTACTTCGATGTGCAGGGCCGCGTGGTCTGGGGCGCCACGGCCATGATGATCGCCGAGCTACGCGAGCTCTTTCGCCGTTGA
- a CDS encoding OmpA family protein, translating to MLPTAYSQPGGYSTQDKKAIKLYESGSTCMQQRKLECAKSDFLKAANADERFVEPRIMLAEIAEREGKDSEAITRYREVMSIAPRFFPTAQLHLADLEFRSGQYVEAEKNYQGYLEKEQEPQRKARARLGIENCAFAARAIQQPVPFEPANLGPAINSGDPEYYPCITADDGTLIFTRRVKAPQIQIYGMQEDFYMSKRGPDGAWQASKAIPTVSTADYNEGAGTLTPDGRFIIFTKCALEDGSYGDNLRGLGSCDLFISQRIGDRWSPAQNLGAPVNTASWESQPSMASDGRALYFVRGRRTGNGVSDMDIWTSRMSDDGSWTKPEKLGPNVNTPWQEESVQIHPDGRTLYFSSNGHPGFGGLDIYVSRMQDDGNWGKALNLGYPINTGADENSLLVSAKGDIAYFASDRPGGHGDLDLYSFELYPEARPQPVKYIRGQVTDKTSGEPLEADVELFDLSTAKLATAAYSDPKTGEFLVCLPSGRSYALTASAEGYLFFSENYDVAAATNKEPITLNVPMSPITSGGVIALRNIFFKTASYELLAESNAELEKLLKLLRTNPSMRIELGGHTDDVGNEGANQELSEQRANAVRDFVVRQGIDAARITARGYGETMPVAGNDSEQGRALNRRTEAKVL from the coding sequence ATGCTGCCGACTGCCTACTCTCAGCCCGGAGGATATTCCACGCAGGACAAGAAGGCCATCAAGCTGTACGAGAGCGGCAGCACGTGCATGCAGCAACGCAAGCTCGAATGCGCCAAGAGCGACTTCCTCAAGGCTGCGAATGCGGATGAGCGCTTCGTGGAGCCGCGGATCATGCTCGCCGAGATCGCCGAGAGGGAAGGCAAGGACAGCGAGGCGATCACCCGGTACCGCGAGGTGATGAGCATCGCGCCGCGCTTCTTTCCGACAGCGCAATTGCACTTGGCCGATCTCGAATTCCGCAGCGGGCAGTATGTTGAAGCGGAGAAGAATTACCAAGGCTACCTGGAGAAGGAACAGGAGCCGCAGCGCAAGGCCCGCGCGCGACTAGGCATCGAGAACTGCGCTTTCGCGGCACGTGCCATCCAGCAACCGGTGCCCTTCGAGCCGGCGAATCTCGGTCCCGCGATCAACAGCGGCGACCCCGAATACTATCCCTGCATCACCGCCGATGATGGCACCTTGATCTTCACGCGCCGGGTGAAAGCGCCGCAGATCCAGATCTATGGCATGCAAGAGGATTTCTACATGAGCAAGCGCGGGCCTGATGGCGCATGGCAGGCGAGCAAGGCGATTCCCACGGTGAGCACCGCGGATTACAATGAAGGTGCTGGCACGCTCACGCCCGATGGCCGCTTCATCATCTTCACCAAGTGCGCCCTGGAGGATGGCAGCTATGGCGACAACCTGCGGGGACTGGGCAGCTGCGACCTCTTCATCAGCCAGCGCATCGGCGATCGATGGAGCCCAGCGCAGAATCTCGGCGCACCCGTGAACACCGCCAGCTGGGAGAGCCAACCGAGCATGGCCAGCGATGGACGCGCGCTCTACTTCGTGCGCGGACGCCGAACGGGCAACGGCGTCAGCGATATGGACATCTGGACGAGCCGCATGAGCGACGACGGCTCCTGGACGAAGCCGGAGAAGCTCGGCCCCAACGTGAACACGCCGTGGCAGGAGGAGAGCGTCCAGATCCATCCCGATGGCCGGACGCTCTACTTCAGCAGCAATGGCCATCCCGGTTTCGGCGGGCTCGACATCTACGTGAGCCGCATGCAGGACGATGGCAACTGGGGCAAGGCCTTGAACCTGGGGTACCCGATCAATACCGGTGCGGACGAGAACAGCCTGCTCGTGAGTGCCAAGGGCGACATCGCCTATTTCGCCAGCGATCGGCCCGGTGGCCATGGCGATCTCGACCTGTACAGTTTCGAGCTCTATCCGGAGGCGCGTCCGCAGCCGGTCAAATACATCCGAGGGCAGGTCACCGACAAGACCAGCGGCGAGCCCTTGGAAGCCGATGTCGAACTCTTCGACCTGAGCACGGCGAAACTGGCCACGGCGGCGTACAGCGATCCGAAGACGGGCGAGTTCCTCGTGTGCCTGCCCAGCGGGAGGAGCTATGCCCTCACAGCCAGCGCCGAGGGTTATCTCTTCTTCTCGGAGAATTACGATGTGGCGGCCGCCACGAACAAGGAGCCGATCACGCTCAACGTGCCCATGAGCCCGATCACCAGCGGAGGCGTGATCGCTTTGCGCAACATCTTCTTCAAAACGGCCAGCTACGAGTTGCTGGCTGAATCCAACGCCGAGTTGGAGAAGCTGTTGAAGCTGCTGAGGACGAACCCGTCCATGCGGATCGAGCTCGGTGGCCACACGGACGACGTGGGCAACGAAGGTGCAAACCAGGAGCTCAGCGAGCAGCGCGCGAATGCCGTGCGCGACTTCGTGGTGAGGCAGGGGATCGATGCTGCCCGGATCACCGCGAGGGGTTATGGCGAAACGATGCCAGTGGCCGGCAACGACTCGGAGCAAGGCCGTGCGCTGAACCGAAGGACGGAGGCGAAGGTGCTGTGA
- a CDS encoding SET domain-containing protein-lysine N-methyltransferase gives MTKSSKPLKIARKRSRIHGNGVFATAGIRKGERIVEYTGRRITHEEADEQYYGDVSTGHTFLFTLNRHWVIDANRGGGVARWINTSCAPNAVAYVHSEKKKRPDPKKDYVVIEALRAIKAGEEITYDYGFDFEMPYTVKLLRTWACKCGSPKCRGTMLKGKKAREVMNKHPNWRKGL, from the coding sequence ATGACCAAGTCCTCGAAGCCCTTGAAGATCGCGCGCAAGCGATCGCGCATCCATGGCAACGGCGTCTTCGCCACGGCCGGCATCCGCAAAGGCGAGCGCATCGTCGAATACACCGGAAGGCGCATCACGCACGAAGAAGCCGATGAGCAGTACTACGGCGATGTGAGCACCGGCCACACCTTCCTCTTCACGCTGAACAGGCACTGGGTAATCGATGCGAATCGCGGCGGCGGCGTGGCGCGGTGGATCAACACCAGCTGCGCCCCCAACGCCGTGGCTTACGTGCACAGCGAGAAGAAGAAGCGGCCTGACCCGAAGAAGGACTACGTGGTGATCGAGGCTCTGCGCGCGATCAAGGCCGGTGAGGAGATCACCTACGACTACGGCTTCGACTTCGAGATGCCCTACACCGTGAAGCTGCTGCGCACCTGGGCCTGCAAATGCGGTTCGCCCAAGTGCCGCGGTACCATGCTCAAGGGGAAGAAGGCCCGCGAGGTGATGAATAAGCACCCGAATTGGCGGAAGGGGCTTTGA
- a CDS encoding tetratricopeptide repeat protein yields the protein MLLLRLPALVIALFLGLVLHAQSGKAFLKEGNKLLDQQQFEQAVEKFSFAIRTDPKLVKAYMGRADAYASLGRMAERAADLAQVAHLMPADAPFAIAASGAYADLDSTAKARALADQAVRVAPKNQAAQMALARACLKAGDLDCASRASDQALAIKATTDSYYLHGLVRSATRDYKTAEFDLDKVIEWNHLYEPAYVAVSEVQLALYELYTGPTMKARTLEKAIEKCTRALELNPQSTDALFVRSKALAHQKEYTKAIDDVSRCMALGRSDRAVYIQRALYYKGFGQHQNAVNDLNRIILADASDAAALRLRAECREANVDLDGALKDIDAAQRVMEAAGTLDADQRNALDATRTRIAGLIFEQNREADPPSITVVKPFRIGTVAKVSSSEAVVEVSGYVRDKSLIKSIMVNGKAADYTKDEKDPMFVTTIALDREAKEIVVQATDLYENFTSEVLEVERSEGTAPMIALTAPKASGDQELTLPAGKAEVFLEGTVSDASLIRLITVNGQSASYAPDRLNPDFSIKLDLKEADQFTLRTEDQFGNSTEQTWTVKRAAEAVAVVKPVPSETSTAPVSKAGTWVVHIENTNYRNFPAAQASDASKMQKAFASYQVQRTISKKNLTKEQMERFFNVELRDLARTNKVGTILVWFSGHGRTAGGKAYWIPVDGKKDDIYSYYNYGALKAQMQNYSESVTNTVVVSDAAAGDASFFDLTR from the coding sequence ATGCTGCTCCTGCGACTTCCCGCGCTCGTCATCGCCTTGTTCCTCGGCCTTGTGCTGCACGCCCAATCGGGCAAAGCCTTCCTGAAGGAGGGCAACAAGCTGCTCGATCAGCAGCAGTTCGAGCAGGCGGTCGAGAAGTTCTCCTTTGCCATCCGCACCGATCCCAAGCTCGTGAAGGCGTACATGGGCCGAGCCGACGCTTATGCCTCCCTGGGCCGCATGGCCGAGCGCGCCGCCGATCTCGCGCAAGTGGCGCATCTCATGCCTGCGGACGCGCCTTTCGCCATAGCAGCCTCTGGGGCTTATGCCGACCTGGATAGTACCGCCAAGGCCCGAGCGCTCGCAGATCAGGCCGTGCGCGTGGCGCCGAAGAACCAGGCCGCGCAGATGGCGCTTGCCCGCGCATGCCTCAAAGCCGGCGATCTTGATTGCGCCTCGCGCGCTTCGGACCAAGCGCTCGCCATCAAGGCCACGACCGACAGCTACTACCTGCATGGCCTCGTGCGCAGCGCTACCCGCGATTACAAGACCGCGGAGTTCGACCTGGACAAGGTGATTGAATGGAACCACCTCTACGAACCCGCTTACGTGGCCGTGAGCGAAGTCCAGCTGGCCCTCTACGAGCTCTACACTGGTCCAACGATGAAGGCCCGCACATTGGAGAAGGCCATCGAGAAATGCACGCGCGCCCTCGAACTGAACCCGCAGAGCACCGATGCGCTCTTCGTGCGCAGCAAGGCGCTCGCCCACCAGAAGGAATATACCAAGGCCATCGACGATGTGAGCCGGTGCATGGCGCTGGGCCGCAGCGATCGCGCTGTGTACATCCAGCGCGCCCTCTACTACAAGGGCTTCGGCCAGCACCAGAACGCAGTGAACGACCTCAACCGCATCATCCTCGCCGATGCCAGCGATGCCGCAGCCTTGCGCCTGCGCGCGGAATGCCGCGAGGCCAATGTGGACCTCGACGGCGCCCTCAAGGACATCGATGCCGCTCAACGGGTGATGGAAGCCGCTGGGACGCTCGACGCCGATCAACGCAATGCACTCGATGCCACGCGCACGCGGATCGCAGGGCTCATCTTCGAGCAGAACCGCGAGGCCGATCCGCCCTCCATCACCGTGGTGAAGCCATTCCGCATCGGTACGGTGGCCAAGGTCTCCAGTTCCGAGGCGGTCGTGGAGGTGAGCGGTTACGTGCGCGACAAGAGCTTGATCAAATCCATCATGGTGAACGGCAAGGCGGCCGACTACACCAAGGACGAGAAGGACCCCATGTTCGTGACCACCATCGCCTTGGACCGCGAAGCCAAGGAGATCGTGGTGCAGGCCACCGACCTCTATGAGAACTTCACCAGCGAGGTGCTCGAGGTGGAGCGCAGTGAGGGCACGGCCCCTATGATCGCGCTTACGGCACCGAAGGCCAGCGGCGATCAGGAACTCACGCTCCCGGCCGGCAAGGCCGAGGTCTTTCTGGAAGGAACCGTATCCGATGCCAGCCTCATCCGCCTGATCACGGTGAACGGCCAGAGCGCCAGCTACGCGCCTGACCGCTTGAACCCCGACTTCTCCATCAAGCTGGACCTGAAGGAGGCGGACCAGTTCACCTTGCGCACCGAGGATCAGTTCGGCAATTCAACAGAGCAGACCTGGACGGTGAAGCGCGCGGCTGAAGCCGTTGCTGTGGTTAAACCCGTGCCGAGCGAGACGAGCACGGCCCCAGTGAGCAAGGCCGGCACTTGGGTGGTGCACATCGAGAACACGAACTACCGCAACTTCCCCGCGGCCCAGGCCTCGGATGCGAGCAAGATGCAGAAGGCCTTCGCCAGCTACCAGGTGCAGCGCACCATCAGCAAGAAGAACCTCACCAAGGAGCAGATGGAGCGCTTCTTCAACGTGGAACTGCGCGACCTCGCCCGCACCAACAAGGTGGGCACCATCCTGGTGTGGTTCAGCGGACATGGCCGCACCGCTGGCGGCAAAGCCTATTGGATCCCCGTGGATGGCAAGAAGGACGACATCTACAGCTACTACAATTACGGCGCCCTCAAGGCCCAGATGCAGAACTACAGTGAGAGCGTGACCAATACCGTGGTGGTGAGCGATGCCGCCGCCGGAGACGCATCCTTCTTCGACCTGACCCGCTGA
- a CDS encoding DUF5106 domain-containing protein, which produces MHLRYVILSAAIAASIVPGKAQDGPKRTIEAQIQGLAKGDTVFLANYYGSKLYYSDTAIVDAKSNALFKKENGYPAGVYAVVVPGPKYFELVVNEPVIKVATHRNDLLPALQIKQSKENEVFINYIRFLNERRIEGDGHRAQLEAAKDEAARAEVKERMTELDKRVKQYQRDLIANNPGSLVASLVKMSMAVELPEPRKSDGSLDSAASYYQYRDHFWDNFDLTDPRIVRVPVFGNKFEEYITKVIPQVPDTIIRLVDAMIAKTGDTKETFQYVVHSITHKYETSDIMGMDAVFVHMALTYYCPKDGKPGRADWMDAEKLEKLCERARKQAPLLIGRKAPYLCLTDSTEEKWINYYDLPNDYVVIIFWDPHCGHCKKEMPEIHKVYTEKLKGMGIEVFAVAKATDDGLFKDWKRFIAENNLDWINVGLTKNIFEEAKKDPRKFIPKHTTLESLNYADAWDVYSTPKLFVVDKDRRFVGKSLSAEQIADLVTRLRERNKAK; this is translated from the coding sequence ATGCATCTCCGTTACGTGATCCTATCCGCAGCTATCGCTGCCAGCATCGTTCCAGGCAAGGCGCAAGACGGTCCCAAGCGCACCATCGAGGCCCAGATCCAGGGCCTGGCCAAGGGCGATACGGTCTTCTTAGCTAACTACTACGGCAGCAAGCTCTATTACAGCGACACCGCTATCGTTGATGCGAAGTCCAACGCCTTGTTCAAGAAGGAGAACGGCTATCCCGCTGGCGTGTACGCGGTAGTGGTGCCGGGTCCGAAGTACTTCGAACTGGTGGTGAACGAGCCCGTGATCAAAGTGGCCACGCACCGCAACGACCTGCTCCCTGCCCTGCAGATCAAGCAGAGCAAGGAGAACGAGGTGTTCATCAATTACATCCGCTTCCTGAATGAGCGCCGCATCGAGGGCGATGGCCACCGTGCGCAGCTCGAGGCCGCCAAGGACGAAGCCGCCCGCGCCGAGGTGAAGGAGCGCATGACCGAGCTTGACAAGCGCGTGAAGCAGTACCAGCGCGACCTGATTGCCAACAATCCCGGCTCGCTTGTGGCCTCGCTCGTGAAGATGAGCATGGCCGTTGAGCTTCCCGAGCCGCGCAAATCCGATGGCAGCCTCGACAGCGCCGCCAGCTACTACCAGTACCGCGATCACTTCTGGGACAACTTCGACCTCACCGATCCGCGGATCGTGCGCGTGCCCGTGTTCGGCAACAAATTCGAGGAGTACATCACCAAGGTCATCCCGCAGGTCCCCGATACCATCATCCGCCTGGTTGACGCGATGATCGCGAAGACCGGCGACACCAAGGAGACCTTCCAGTACGTGGTGCACTCCATCACGCACAAGTACGAGACCAGCGATATCATGGGCATGGATGCCGTATTCGTGCACATGGCGCTCACGTACTACTGCCCCAAGGATGGCAAGCCCGGCCGCGCCGATTGGATGGACGCGGAGAAGCTTGAAAAGCTCTGCGAGCGTGCGCGCAAGCAAGCACCATTGTTGATCGGACGCAAGGCGCCCTACCTCTGCCTTACGGACAGCACAGAGGAGAAGTGGATCAACTACTACGACCTGCCCAACGACTATGTGGTCATCATCTTCTGGGACCCGCATTGCGGCCATTGCAAGAAGGAGATGCCGGAGATCCACAAGGTGTACACCGAGAAGCTCAAGGGCATGGGCATCGAGGTCTTCGCGGTCGCCAAGGCCACGGACGATGGGCTGTTCAAGGACTGGAAGAGGTTCATCGCGGAGAATAATCTGGATTGGATCAATGTGGGCCTAACCAAGAACATCTTTGAAGAGGCCAAGAAGGACCCGCGCAAGTTCATCCCCAAGCACACCACGCTTGAAAGCCTCAACTACGCCGATGCCTGGGACGTGTACAGCACGCCCAAGCTCTTCGTGGTCGATAAGGACCGCCGCTTCGTGGGCAAGAGCCTCAGCGCTGAGCAGATCGCTGATTTGGTGACACGGCTGCGCGAGCGGAACAAGGCCAAGTAG